One genomic region from Rattus norvegicus strain BN/NHsdMcwi chromosome 10, GRCr8, whole genome shotgun sequence encodes:
- the Asgr2 gene encoding asialoglycoprotein receptor 2 isoform X1 encodes MEKDFQDIQQLDSEENDHQLIGDEEQGSHVQNLRTENPRWGGQPPSRPFPQRLCSKFRLSLLALAFNILLLVVICVVSSQSMQLQKEFWTLKETLSNFSTTTLMEFKALDSHGGSRNDNLTSWETILEKKQKDIKADHSTLLFHLKHFPLDLRTLTCQLAFFLSNGTECCPVNWVEFGGSCYWFSRDGLTWAEADQYCQMENAHLLVINSREEQEFVVKHRGAFHIWIGLTDKDGSWKWVDGTEYRSNFKNWAFTQPDNWQGHEEGGSEDCAEILSDGLWNDNFCQQVNRWACERKRDITY; translated from the exons ATGGAGAAGGACTTTCAAGATATCCagcagctggactctgaggaaaaCGACCATCAGCTCATTGGCGATGAGGAACAAGGCTCTCATGTGCAGAATCTTAGGACAGAAAATCCACGTTGGGGAG GACAGCCTCCTTCCAGGCCCTTTCCACAGCGCCTCTGCTCCAAGTTCCGCCTCAGTCTGCTCGCCCTGGCCTTCAACATTCTCCTGCTGGTGGTCATCTGTGTGGTTTCATCCCAAA GCATGCAGCTGCAAAAGGAGTTCTGGACCCTGAAAGAAACCTTGAGCAACTTCTCCACCACCACCCTGATGGAGTTCAAGGCTCTGGACTCCCACG GAGGTAGCAGGAATGACAACTTGACTTCTTGGGAAACCATACTGGAGAAAAAGCAGAAGGACATAAAAGCAG ATCACTCCACGCTGCTCTTCCACCTGAAGCACTTCCCCCTGGATCTGCGAACCCTGACCTGTCAGCTGGCGTTCTTCCTGAGCAACG gCACAGAATGCTGCCCCGTTAACTGGGTGGAGTTTGGTGGAAGCTGCTACTGGTTTTCTCGGGATGGGCTCACCTGGGCTGAGGCTGACCAGTACTGCCAAATGGAGAATGCCCATCTGCTGGTCATCAACTCCAGGGAGGAGCAG GAATTCGTTGTAAAGCACAGGGGCGCGTTTCACATTTGGATAGGTCTCACCGACAAGGATGGCTCCTGGAAATGGGTGGATGGGACGGAATATAGAAGTAACTTCAA GAATTGGGCTTTCACTCAGCCAGATAACTGGCAGGGCCATGAAGAGGGGGGAAGTGAAGACTGTGCTGAAATCCTGTCAGATGGCCTCTGGAATGACAACTTCTGCCAGCAGGTGAACCGCTGGGCTTGTGAAAGGAAACGGGACATCACCTACTAG